The Palaemon carinicauda isolate YSFRI2023 chromosome 20, ASM3689809v2, whole genome shotgun sequence DNA segment CCCAACTCCTTAGtaccattggtcgctgcaacctcaccatccttatgagctaaggatgggggttttgggggagcctatgtttcttcctgctgagtcatcagcaaccattgcatgTCCcttctaggtcctagcttgggtgaagagggggcttgggcgctaatcatatgtaaatatggtcagtctctataaggcattgtcctacttgatagggcaatgtcagtgtcccttgcctgtgccactcATGAGGGGCCTTTTAAACCTTCAATAGCTAGAATAGAATTTCAACATCATTCATaacttaaggcgggtttacacggtcgaacggttcgttgaACGTGGTttgacaaacaagtgtttgaaagtgatgttcgaacgtgtgaaaggGGTTATCTGGTTgacgaacacgttcgtcgaacggctcgaagaaagtctgttcttgccagacttttgtgggtggggcttcattgtccacaaaccttatgcatttgtagcTGACTCCACCTCTACGAACCGTTTGACAACCCGGTTCGACAAACCAGGTTCGACTACTGGGTTCGACTACTGGGTTCGGACAACCGGATTCGACAACCAGGTTTGACCTTATCCACCCCGCTTTAACCACCAGGTGTTCAACGAAGCCGAAGCGCTGGGATGAGACTGACCCTGCTGGACGTAGGCGGTGGATTTCCAGGGAAAATTAACGACGATCTAGAAGGATTCGCTTCAGCCATCAACTCTGCTTTAGATGTCTACTTTCCACTGCAAGATCACGAAGACTTAAAGGTGATAcagttaatattaataacaaaaacaacacggctattttttctttcattattatcatcattattataacaattttattatttatattttcttgtgaTTCATCGTTTATAATGTTTATTCTATATGGAATATTTACTCATCTAATTTCCACGCTGAATGATTTCATAAACCTGTTATCATTTGGTGATAAATTATTTCAATCTTTCTTTTTGGCTTTTACGGTTTTATTTATTCCTCTCCTGATATAAGATTTTTTCCACATTTGCATAGTTTTTTATGCTAATGTGTACATTAGTTTCACTACTCAAGCATTTTGTAAATAGACTAAACATTAATGCTAATAGGTATGTGCTAATTTTGTTATTGAATGACAACAACAAAAATTCTATAATCATCAAGATTCAATATCTGTTAACTTGCAATCCAAATATTTCCAATTCCAACTTTTGTTCGAAAGAGACAAGATCATCCTGCCGCAAGGTAACTATTAGGTACTACCAGACAGGTGAGatgaatgtaactgactttattcaacaagataacgagcataTATGCAAACGAttaagggcaacaatggcacaaaactccaataatgtgaaacatgcaatggtaagcttTAACAGGGTTTTCTATTGTGAGTGCGGAAGAGAGCGAGACAAaaaaaatgaagacaaaaaaaaaatagcattacagtgcatgagcgtgtatgaaatacatacAAACGCTTGAGTGCAAAATTGGcccaaaattccaacaatgtgaaacatgcaatggcaagctaatACAAGTTTATTACCGCGGGAGAGAgcgaaagataaaaatcaatagcATTACAGTTTATAAGCGTATATGAAATACACGTGCGttacaatccaaaaaaaaaaaaaaattactgagtaCCACTGAATGTAATTTTCACAGATTATAGCAGAACCGGGAAGATACGTCAGTACTTCGGCATTTACTCTGGCCACGAGCATCATGGCTAAGAAAACTGTGGAGGAAAATGGGACAACTGTTAAAATGTACTACGTGAACGACGGCGTCTACTGTTCTTTCTCAAATCATCTTTTCGAAGGAGAATTGTTCTCACCTATAGTGCTGGTAAGGTGTAAAAGCTTcagaaatgcttttttttattcctttggaGCGgcctttttattttctcatttttttttcttgttgagtTACGGAGACTTAAGATGAATGTTTGCACTCTGATGTAGTTCTTTTGGTGAATTTATCGAGCTTCAAATCTGATATCAGGGTGAACAGTGTCGAGGTTTTGGTAAAATTAGTGTCAGTACTATAGTtctggtaaattattattattattattattatcattattattatcattattattattattattatcagtagtagtagtaatagtagtagtagtagtagtagtagtagtagtagtagtagtgaatttATCGAGCTTCAAATCTGATATTCGGGTGAACAGTCTCGAGGTTTTGGTAAAATTAGTGTCAGTACTATAGTtctggtaaattattattattattattattattattattattattactattattatcagcagtagtagtagtagtagtagtagtagtagtagtattacaagctaagctaaatccgtagttggaaaagcagaatgcttaatTATTCATGCACTTTCATACCTATTCATTCAAACGCTCATACTTTCATTTACCCGTATATATTATTTTACCTAAAACCTGCAGAAGAACGTATCTGGAGAGACCACGGAGCGAAGCGTCATCTGGGGACCGACTTGCTGTTCCTTGGACGTCCTGAAGAAGGACATAGCCCTGCCCAATTTGGAGTGCGGTGATTGGCTCTACTGGCCCAACATGGGGGCATACACGCTGACGGTCGCTTCCCCATTCAATGGGTTCGCTCACCCATCAGTTCGTGTTATGGCATCGCCTCaagattggtaatttttttttttctattttaaatggTGTTACTTTCTAATGTActgtttagattattattattattattattattattagtagtagtagtagtagtagtagtagtagtagtagtagtagtacgggtaatagtagtagaagtagtagtagtagtagtagtagcagtagtagtagtaatctaaTCTAATGttcttgctcttcttaaaatattttatttagattgttcattgcttctcttgtagtttatttatttccctaaagtttccttttatcactgggctattttttccagtaggggcccttgggtttatagtatcctgcttttccaattagagttgtagcttagcttataataataataataataataataataataataataataataataataataatagccagctTAAACTCACATTATATTCAATGAACCCccttataaaaatttaatttaatccCATAAGACTTCCATCTTACTAACTATCTTGCTAGATTTTCTTCCAGTTTCACTCCTCCTGAATGGCCTCCTGGCCCCAGGACTGGCTAATTCACTTGATCAAATCATAACGTTCTATGGAGTAATAATAAATACCCTCCAGGGATGTAATCGCTTATATAATTAGAC contains these protein-coding regions:
- the LOC137660039 gene encoding LOW QUALITY PROTEIN: ornithine decarboxylase 1-like (The sequence of the model RefSeq protein was modified relative to this genomic sequence to represent the inferred CDS: inserted 1 base in 1 codon), which codes for MSVVRSVFQVSVKCNNDKTFLETLAILGTGFDCASKKEIEQVTSLGVSPSRIIYAHPCKSESDLKYASRVGLPLMTFDSREELERVKKFYPEAELVLRIRCDASKALYKFGNKYGASTTAVKGLLEEAKYLRLNVVGVSFHVGSGCQELGVYRRAIAAAKQVFNEAEXAGMRLTLLDVGGGFPGKINDDLEGFASAINSALDVYFPLQDHEDLKIIAEPGRYVSTSAFTLATSIMAKKTVEENGTTVKMYYVNDGVYCSFSNHLFEGELFSPIVLKNVSGETTERSVIWGPTCCSLDVLKKDIALPNLECGDWLYWPNMGAYTLTVASPFNGFAHPSVRVMASPQDWSTLRELLETSHQKWMK